TGCATAAATATTCAATATTCATTTATGGAGGATAAAATGTCTCATAAATTTTTCTTACGGATTTTTTTTCTTATACCTATTCTTACAATTCTGTTTTCCTGCGCAAAGGCACCAAAAAAAATTGGAGTCATTTATACTGTTCACGGTGGACAGGAAGTGGAAAAACCACAATATATGTTTGATGCAGTCATTCAGCAATTTTCATACGATAAAAATCACCCTATTTACCAATTTGTAATGTGGAAAAGGAAGAATTGGCCTCTTGTACTGAATTCTCCAATGTCTGAGTATGCAAAGAGTTTTTTAAGAAAATACAGATTTGAATACAAACGGATCGGAGGCATTGATCCCTTTTATCAAATAACAGAAAAACAGCTTTCAAATTTAAAAAGAGAATTGGAATCAAATGAAGAAGGCCTTGAATTTGAAGTTGAGCTTGGTGCATGGATGGGAGGAAGCCATCCAGAATATTTGCCCTACCCCCGCTTTTTTCTCAATCCTCCACCGGGCGGCGATAAAATAACATACTGCGGCGAAGGTGAAAAGGATGGACCTTGGAAAGACTGTAATCCAAATCGCTACGATGTTGACGGTCCAGTTGAAAGACTTCTTCAAAAGGGAGTGTCCAAAATTATTGTTGCCGATATGACTGTGGGAGGTGTTCGGTTTTCCAAAACCTTTGAATTTGTCCAAAGAGCAAAAGAAGTTCTTGATAAATGGAATAATAATCACAAAAAGGCAATCCCTTTGATATGGGTAAATGACTATAAAAATCTAATGGAAAGATCTTATCCTGAAAAGCCGGAAGGATGGACTAGGTCGCTTGGAATACCTGATAAAGACAGACATATTCCCCTTGAAGGATATCCAAATCCTATTGCTGAAGACATAAAGTTGGCAGAACTAAATGTTGTAGGAATAGAAAAAAGATTTAATAAATCTGTATCTGACGCTGATACAGCAGTCTTGCTTTTGAATCATGCCCTACATGAAAACGATGAATCTTTTGACCCAAAAATAAACGACACAGTACTATTGAATAAAAACATAAAAAAAATACTTCTTCAACGACACCCTACTATGAAAGCAGAAAATATTATTGGCGCATTTTTCGGTGTGAAAGAACTGAATCCTAAAAACGGATTAGTAGAACGCACAAGAAGGATGAGAGGGCAAACATTGGGGTCAGCTTGGCTCTATGAAAGCAACAAGCAACTTCCCACTGAGGAATGGGGTTATAGATATTGGGATGCCCTCGAATATCTAAAAAAACGAGGAGCAAAGCATATCGTTATCGCCTTTCCTCAGATAGTAACAGATTCAGTATTAAATTTAGTGGAGATTTATTGTCAAATTGCAGTGGAAATAGGAACCAGAACTTGGGCTAGATTTGACGAAGGAGACTATAAGACATACCCGTTGGAAGGAAATCCATTCCCTGACTATTGGGGTGTTTGGGTAAATACTAAATGCGGTGATGAAGATTGCTGTTTCGAAATGGGAGGGTGCGATGATGGAAGGCCCTATCCTCCACCAAGACAAACGCCACTCAAAAAGGCAAGAGGTATGTTAGACCCTTCACTGGCATTTGATTTAAGCGGCTATGGACATCTTGGTTACGACCCTGCTAAAGGGAAACCTAATCCCAACAAGCCTGTGCAGAATCAGTATCGTGGAACATGGGATTTGTGGATACCGATAAATGACGATCCACAACTTGCCAAAATCCTTGCTAAACATATAATAGATGCAGCAAAGGGTAACTTAAAATGAGAGAATGAAAAATGAACAATAAGGATATATATATCGATAAAAGTATTCCTATTGAAAAGCAGTTCAAATATTTGAGGGATAAATTCAGTTTTCAGGCAGTACGGACATTCAAATTTTTCAAAAAGAAATTTGGGAAAGAAGCTGAAAAGATGTATGAAGAACTCTATGAGATGTATATGGAAGACACGTTAAGGGATTACAACATCGACCCAAAAAATCTTCCTTTTGAAGTGGTTGCGGCATTAGCCGCCAATGAGGAAGATAAATCGTTAGGTTTTGCTCCGGAAGTTGTTTTCAAATCCGACAATGAAGTCCATTCAAAGCTATCTTATTGCCCCTATAACGAAGCTGCTAACGCATTGAAATTCGATGAGCCAGTGTGCAAGTTCGTTTGCGAGCTTAATTCAAAATATATGACAGAAAATACTTCCTATGAGATGAAATTGACAAAAAGAATCGCCAATGGTGATGAGTTCTGCTTAATGAAGATTTCAAAAAAATAGCCCTTCAAAGAAATGAGAAAAAAATATGATCTCATAGTTGTAGGTGCTGGCCCTGCCGGAGCAATGGCCGCTAAAACAGCCGCTGAAATTGGATTAAATACTCTTCTTCTCGAAAGAAAAAAAGATCCTTCCAAATTGACAAGAGGATGCGCATCGATGTTTGCCATAGAAAGCGATTATTACTTTGGCGAACGGATGTATTACAACGATAAAAACAAAAAAATGGTTTTTCCTGTCAATGGCTTCACAGTGGATTATGACGGTCCAAGAAGAAACTATTATGCATGGCATTTTTATGCACCTAACGGCAAAACCTGTCTGAAATTCGGTAATTATGAAAAATCTTTCAAAGAAGGAGATGCAGGACGTCTTTCCTTTGTCTTTAATAAAGGATATCTTATTTCCAGTCTTCTAACCAAGGCAGAGAAATTCGGTGCTAAAATATTAACGGGCAAATATGTCGAAAAAGTGGGAAAAGGGAAAAAATATGTGAAAGTTCAGAGCGGCAAAGATTTCTTCGAAGGCACTTTCCTTATTGGAGCAGATGGAATGAATTCAATCATAGCTGAACAGATGGGTTTCAATAAAGAAAGGTTATTCTTTGGAAGAAATTCCGGGATAACCTATTATTTGACAGGCACAGCAATTCCTCAATCTGAAGCCATTATTTCAGGCCATGCATTCAAAAGTAATAGCTCCTTTCATTCCTTTTTTTGGATAATCCCAAGTCCTTATGAGAAAGATGAATTCTGGTTTGCAGTAAAAACTCCTCAGGAATTC
This portion of the Candidatus Schekmanbacteria bacterium genome encodes:
- a CDS encoding FAD-binding protein, which encodes MRKKYDLIVVGAGPAGAMAAKTAAEIGLNTLLLERKKDPSKLTRGCASMFAIESDYYFGERMYYNDKNKKMVFPVNGFTVDYDGPRRNYYAWHFYAPNGKTCLKFGNYEKSFKEGDAGRLSFVFNKGYLISSLLTKAEKFGAKILTGKYVEKVGKGKKYVKVQSGKDFFEGTFLIGADGMNSIIAEQMGFNKERLFFGRNSGITYYLTGTAIPQSEAIISGHAFKSNSSFHSFFWIIPSPYEKDEFWFAVKTPQEFDFITKESVYKRWFPNLRIRRRVGFVTNMRSPVSEPFKDNVLLAGDSAWFWEAEITGSMMCGWKAANSIAEAFRNNKLNRDGIISYINWWKKSYADFDDYRNMFLLIPFCNIFTEEELNYLFGLFRKPLRRTNNPFLIVRLVKNALKPLIPKIQKEMPSIIKKMDMLEVENIQKFTGIKQFFKKRKS